One Tomitella gaofuii DNA segment encodes these proteins:
- the fusA gene encoding elongation factor G, producing the protein MAQDVLTDLKKVRNIGIMAHIDAGKTTTTERILYYTGINYKVGETHDGGATMDWMEQEQERGITITSAATTCFWKDTQINIIDTPGHVDFTVEVERSLRVLDGAVAVFDGKEGVEPQSEQVWRQAEKYDVPRICFVNKMDKLGADFFFTVRTIKERLGATPLVLQVPIGAEDHFDGVVDLVEMKALTWRGTVAPGTEPVIEEIPADLQETVDEYREKLLEAVAETDEALMEKYFGGEELTTAEIKGAIRKVTIASEQYPVLCGTAFKNKGIEPMLDAVIDYLPTPMDVEAVQGHAVDNPEEALVRHPSKDEPFAGLAFKVAAHPFFGKLTYVRVYSGHIASGTQVINSTKGKKERIGKLFQMHSNKENAIDEAQAGHIYAFIGLKDVTTGDTLCDPANPIILESMSFPEPVIEVAIEPKTKSDQEKLGTAIQRLVDEDPTFKVHLDDETGQTVIGGMGELHLDVFVDRMRREFKVEANIGKPQVAYRETIRKTVEKYDYTHKKQTGGSGQFAKVIIKLEPWEGEEGETYEFESKVTGGRVPREYIPSVDAGIQDAMQYGVLAGYPMVNVKATLLDGAYHEVDSSEMAFKVAGSMAFKEAAPKAKPVILEPLMAVEVITPEDYMGEVIGDLNSRRGQIQAMEERSGARVVKATVPLSEMFGYVGDLRSKTQGRANYTMVFDSYAEVPANVAKEIVAKAHGE; encoded by the coding sequence GTGGCACAGGACGTGCTAACCGACCTCAAGAAGGTCCGCAACATCGGCATCATGGCGCACATCGATGCCGGCAAGACCACGACCACCGAGCGCATCCTCTACTACACCGGCATCAACTACAAGGTCGGCGAGACGCACGACGGTGGCGCCACGATGGACTGGATGGAACAGGAGCAGGAGCGGGGGATCACGATCACCTCCGCCGCCACCACCTGTTTCTGGAAAGACACCCAGATCAACATCATCGACACGCCGGGCCACGTCGACTTCACCGTCGAGGTGGAGCGTTCGCTGCGCGTGCTCGACGGTGCTGTCGCGGTGTTCGACGGCAAAGAGGGCGTGGAGCCGCAGTCCGAGCAGGTCTGGCGTCAGGCCGAGAAGTACGACGTCCCCCGCATCTGCTTCGTCAACAAGATGGACAAGCTGGGCGCGGACTTCTTCTTCACGGTGCGCACCATCAAGGAGCGCCTCGGCGCCACGCCGCTGGTCCTGCAGGTGCCGATCGGTGCCGAGGACCACTTCGACGGCGTCGTCGACCTCGTCGAGATGAAGGCGCTCACCTGGCGCGGCACTGTGGCGCCGGGTACCGAGCCCGTCATCGAGGAGATCCCCGCGGACCTCCAGGAGACGGTCGACGAATACCGGGAGAAGCTCCTCGAGGCGGTCGCCGAGACCGACGAGGCCCTGATGGAGAAGTACTTCGGCGGCGAGGAGCTCACCACCGCGGAGATCAAGGGCGCCATCCGCAAGGTCACCATCGCCAGCGAGCAGTACCCGGTGCTGTGCGGCACGGCGTTCAAGAACAAGGGCATCGAGCCGATGCTCGACGCCGTCATCGACTACCTGCCGACCCCGATGGACGTCGAGGCCGTGCAGGGGCACGCGGTGGACAACCCCGAAGAGGCGCTCGTCCGGCACCCGTCCAAGGACGAGCCGTTCGCGGGCCTCGCCTTCAAGGTGGCGGCGCACCCGTTCTTCGGCAAGCTGACCTACGTGCGCGTCTACTCGGGTCACATCGCCTCCGGCACCCAGGTCATCAACTCGACCAAGGGCAAGAAGGAGCGCATCGGCAAGCTTTTCCAGATGCACTCCAACAAGGAGAACGCCATCGATGAGGCCCAGGCCGGCCACATCTACGCGTTCATCGGGCTCAAGGACGTCACCACCGGTGACACGCTCTGCGACCCGGCCAACCCGATCATCCTCGAGTCGATGTCGTTCCCGGAGCCGGTCATCGAGGTGGCGATCGAGCCGAAGACCAAGTCCGACCAGGAGAAGCTCGGCACCGCGATCCAGCGGCTCGTCGACGAGGACCCCACCTTCAAGGTCCACCTCGACGACGAGACCGGCCAGACCGTCATCGGCGGGATGGGCGAGCTGCACCTCGACGTCTTCGTCGACCGCATGCGGCGCGAGTTCAAGGTCGAGGCGAACATCGGCAAGCCACAGGTGGCCTACCGCGAGACGATCCGCAAGACGGTGGAGAAGTACGACTACACCCACAAGAAGCAGACCGGCGGCTCGGGCCAGTTCGCGAAGGTCATCATCAAGCTGGAGCCCTGGGAGGGCGAGGAAGGCGAGACCTACGAGTTCGAGAGCAAGGTGACCGGCGGCCGCGTGCCGCGCGAGTACATCCCTTCGGTCGACGCCGGCATCCAGGACGCCATGCAGTACGGTGTCCTGGCCGGGTACCCCATGGTCAACGTCAAGGCCACGCTGCTCGACGGCGCCTACCACGAGGTGGACTCCTCGGAGATGGCGTTCAAGGTGGCCGGGTCGATGGCCTTCAAGGAGGCCGCGCCGAAGGCGAAGCCGGTGATCCTCGAGCCGCTGATGGCCGTCGAGGTGATCACGCCCGAGGACTACATGGGCGAGGTGATCGGTGACCTGAACTCCCGCCGTGGCCAGATCCAGGCCATGGAGGAACGCAGCGGTGCCAGGGTCGTCAAGGCCACGGTCCCGTTGTCGGAGATGTTCGGCTACGTCGGAGACCTTCGGTCGAAGACACAGGGCCGAGCGAACTACACCATGGTGTTCGACTCCTACGCCGAAGTTCCTGCGAACGTGGCCAAGGAGATCGTCGCGAAGGCCCACGGAGAGTAA
- a CDS encoding ABC transporter permease produces the protein MDGSTAGPVPGDGGEAADVAAHLRAAEGHRIRRMFDDSAVIAFRNILTIRRVPTLLVSATVQPLMFVALFAYVFGASLGGGEYREFLMAGIFTQTVVFNAAFTTVGLSGDLQHGLIDRFRSLPMSRLAVVLGRTVSDFAVNAISVTVMVGCGYLIGWRITGGLGAALAAFGILALFAFAMSWVGVLTGLLARSVEVAQSVGFLWMFPLTFISSAFISAQSLPGPLRVIAEWNPITAVATSGRQLFGNPAPPDFPVASGWPADNASMYALLCAATIIVVFGTLSLLSYRRVARA, from the coding sequence ATGGACGGATCCACCGCCGGTCCGGTGCCGGGTGACGGTGGAGAAGCTGCGGATGTGGCCGCCCACCTGCGCGCGGCCGAGGGCCACCGGATACGGCGGATGTTCGACGACAGTGCGGTCATCGCCTTCCGGAACATCCTGACGATCCGGCGCGTGCCCACGCTCTTGGTCAGCGCCACGGTGCAGCCGCTGATGTTCGTCGCGTTGTTCGCGTACGTCTTCGGCGCCTCGCTCGGCGGCGGCGAGTACCGGGAGTTCCTGATGGCCGGAATCTTCACCCAGACGGTGGTGTTCAACGCGGCGTTCACCACGGTGGGGCTGTCCGGGGACCTGCAGCACGGACTGATCGACAGATTCCGGTCGTTGCCCATGTCGCGCCTGGCGGTGGTGCTCGGACGGACGGTCTCGGACTTCGCCGTCAACGCGATCAGCGTGACTGTCATGGTCGGGTGCGGGTATCTGATCGGCTGGCGGATCACCGGCGGCCTCGGCGCCGCCCTGGCGGCCTTCGGGATCCTCGCTCTATTCGCGTTCGCGATGTCCTGGGTCGGCGTGCTGACCGGACTCCTGGCGCGGAGTGTCGAGGTGGCGCAAAGCGTGGGCTTCCTGTGGATGTTCCCGCTCACCTTCATCTCGTCGGCGTTCATTTCCGCGCAGAGCCTGCCGGGCCCGCTGCGCGTGATCGCCGAGTGGAACCCGATCACCGCCGTCGCCACTTCGGGTCGTCAGCTCTTCGGCAACCCGGCGCCCCCGGACTTCCCAGTGGCCTCGGGGTGGCCGGCGGACAACGCGTCGATGTACGCGCTGCTCTGTGCGGCAACGATCATCGTCGTTTTCGGTACGCTTTCGTTGCTGTCCTATCGCCGGGTCGCTCGCGCCTGA
- the rpsL gene encoding 30S ribosomal protein S12: MPTIQQLVRKGRHDKAVGGKTTALKGSPQRRGVCTRVYTTTPKKPNSALRKVARVRLTTAVEVTAYIPGEGHNLQEHSMVLVRGGRVKDLPGVRYKIIRGSLDTQGVKGRKQARSRYGAKKEKS; the protein is encoded by the coding sequence ATGCCAACCATTCAGCAGCTGGTCCGCAAGGGCCGCCACGACAAAGCGGTGGGGGGTAAGACCACTGCGCTCAAGGGGAGCCCCCAGCGCCGTGGCGTCTGCACCCGCGTCTACACGACCACGCCGAAGAAGCCGAACTCCGCTCTTCGCAAGGTCGCGCGTGTGCGCCTGACCACCGCAGTCGAGGTCACCGCCTACATCCCGGGCGAGGGCCACAACCTCCAGGAGCACTCGATGGTCCTGGTCCGCGGCGGTCGCGTGAAGGACCTGCCGGGCGTGCGCTACAAGATCATCCGCGGTTCCCTCGACACCCAGGGTGTCAAGGGCCGCAAGCAGGCACGCAGCCGCTACGGCGCCAAGAAGGAGAAGAGCTAA
- a CDS encoding ATP-binding cassette domain-containing protein, with protein MTGPAVEIRGLEKRFGPGAGRRRAGVVRALDGVDLEIARGTITAVLGPNGAGKTTVVRILSTLLRPDKGTVLLDGVDVVSSPGRVRRRIGLSGQYAAVDGNLTGFENLRMIGRLYGLPRRIAAARARELLGRFHLEDAADRRSCGYSGGMRRRLDLAGALVAFPPVVVLDEPTTGLDPRGRQEMWEVVEGLVSDGTTVLLTTQYLEEADRLADAITVIDRGAVIARGTADELKARVGGDVVSIRVREPGEVLDAVRALGAVCDGDPQADGCTVSARAQNGSRSLAAAVSRLAVDGVRVEDASLSETSLDEFFLAVTGRGVGKDGDATAGVAG; from the coding sequence ATGACGGGCCCGGCGGTCGAGATTCGAGGACTGGAGAAGCGGTTCGGCCCCGGCGCCGGTCGGCGCCGGGCAGGCGTCGTCCGGGCGCTGGACGGTGTCGACCTGGAGATCGCCAGAGGCACGATCACCGCCGTACTCGGGCCCAACGGTGCCGGCAAGACCACGGTGGTACGCATCCTGAGCACCCTTTTGCGTCCCGACAAGGGCACAGTACTGCTGGACGGCGTGGATGTCGTCTCGTCGCCGGGCCGCGTTCGCCGCAGGATCGGGCTATCCGGGCAGTACGCGGCCGTCGACGGCAACCTGACCGGCTTCGAGAACCTGCGGATGATCGGGCGCCTGTACGGACTGCCACGGCGCATCGCCGCAGCGCGGGCCCGGGAATTGCTCGGCCGATTCCATCTCGAAGACGCTGCGGACCGGCGCTCGTGTGGCTACTCGGGTGGTATGCGGCGTCGACTCGACCTCGCGGGCGCGCTCGTCGCCTTCCCTCCCGTCGTGGTCCTCGACGAGCCCACGACGGGCCTCGACCCTCGCGGCCGGCAAGAGATGTGGGAGGTCGTCGAGGGGCTTGTCTCCGACGGGACGACGGTGCTGCTGACCACTCAGTACCTGGAGGAGGCCGATCGTCTGGCAGATGCGATCACGGTGATCGACCGGGGCGCGGTGATCGCCCGCGGCACCGCGGATGAGCTCAAGGCGCGAGTCGGTGGCGACGTGGTGTCGATACGTGTGCGCGAGCCTGGCGAGGTCCTGGATGCCGTCCGTGCCCTGGGGGCAGTCTGCGACGGCGATCCGCAGGCGGACGGCTGTACCGTGTCCGCGCGCGCCCAGAACGGCAGCCGGTCCCTCGCCGCGGCGGTGTCCCGGCTCGCGGTCGACGGGGTCAGAGTGGAAGACGCTTCGCTCTCGGAAACGAGCCTGGACGAATTCTTCCTGGCCGTCACCGGGCGCGGCGTCGGTAAGGACGGCGATGCGACGGCGGGGGTCGCGGGGTGA
- the rpsG gene encoding 30S ribosomal protein S7, with the protein MPRKGPAPKRQLVNDPVYGSPLVSQLVNKILKDGKKSTAERIVYQALEQTREKTGTDPVVTLKRALDNVKPALEVRSRRVGGATYQVPVEVRPGRSTTLAMRWLVTFARQRREKTMVERLANEILDASNGLGAAVKRREDTHKMAEANKAFAHYRW; encoded by the coding sequence ATGCCTCGTAAGGGTCCCGCCCCGAAGCGTCAGCTGGTCAACGACCCGGTCTACGGATCGCCTCTCGTGTCGCAGCTGGTGAACAAGATCCTCAAGGACGGCAAGAAGTCCACCGCGGAGCGCATCGTCTACCAGGCCCTCGAGCAGACGCGCGAGAAGACCGGCACCGATCCGGTCGTCACCCTCAAGCGCGCGCTCGACAACGTCAAGCCGGCCCTCGAGGTGCGCAGCCGCCGTGTCGGTGGCGCCACCTACCAGGTGCCGGTCGAGGTGCGTCCGGGCCGTTCGACCACGCTGGCGATGCGCTGGCTGGTGACCTTCGCGCGTCAGCGGCGCGAAAAGACCATGGTCGAGCGTCTGGCCAACGAGATCCTCGACGCCAGCAACGGCCTGGGCGCGGCGGTCAAGCGGCGCGAGGACACGCACAAGATGGCCGAGGCCAACAAGGCGTTCGCGCACTACCGCTGGTGA
- a CDS encoding MbtH family protein, producing the protein MSTSTGHDRAANPFDDEDSAFFVLVNDEGQYSLWPAFAPVPDGWTIRLGESSRQDAVDFVERNWTDMRPASLVHAMRGSSGAPAEEHTR; encoded by the coding sequence ATGAGCACATCCACCGGACACGACCGCGCGGCGAATCCCTTCGACGACGAAGACTCCGCCTTCTTCGTGCTGGTCAACGACGAGGGCCAGTACTCCTTGTGGCCGGCGTTCGCCCCGGTCCCCGACGGGTGGACCATCCGCCTGGGCGAGTCGTCCCGGCAGGACGCGGTGGACTTCGTCGAGCGGAACTGGACCGACATGCGTCCCGCCAGCCTCGTGCACGCGATGCGCGGATCGTCCGGCGCACCGGCGGAGGAGCACACGCGATGA